The proteins below are encoded in one region of Bremerella sp. P1:
- a CDS encoding SDR family oxidoreductase — MKYHLLTGGTGLLGRYLLRDLTLADIPLAVIVRPSRIESAVGRIETAMTYWEKELGHALVRPIVLEGDITQPMCGLSDEDQQWVREYCDTAVHSAASLTFYAEEEGGEPWRSNIHGTRNMLDLCREAGIRKFHHVSTAYVCGQRREVIREDELDVGQLPSNDYESSKITAEKEVRAAGFDTLTVHRPSIIVGDSQTGFTTSYHGFYTPLRLVHTLVTTLPWDVIAQGDWLGTLALSGDERKNLVPVDWVSAAMTEVIARQDLHGETYHFTNPKAATVADMLASIGEAVLDLAKHEEADQSKLSEDAEKMMDSFRDQMKVYQSYWSDDPTFDSTRTETCLPHLPCPQVDQSLMDLLVKYAIDKNFGWPRETPVSRKFPIAEELAPWMNPTRSSDDSDDRRYVSLRISGNGGGQWHMILDHGRLVGIGSGLKNGDSSTCYLNSDTFHRITRGQLSWEAALQSGRLFTAGNATSSEEIARCFQEFSTATKAESQSSFIQ; from the coding sequence ATGAAGTATCACCTGTTAACTGGCGGCACAGGCTTACTTGGCCGCTACCTACTTCGCGATCTGACATTGGCGGACATTCCGCTAGCGGTCATCGTGCGCCCATCGCGAATCGAATCGGCGGTGGGTCGTATCGAAACGGCCATGACCTACTGGGAGAAGGAACTGGGGCACGCACTGGTGCGTCCTATCGTTCTCGAAGGCGATATCACACAGCCAATGTGTGGACTGTCCGACGAAGATCAGCAGTGGGTCCGAGAGTACTGCGACACAGCTGTTCATTCGGCTGCTTCGTTGACCTTCTATGCGGAGGAAGAAGGCGGCGAACCATGGCGTAGCAATATCCATGGCACGCGCAACATGCTCGATCTCTGCCGCGAGGCGGGCATCCGAAAGTTCCACCACGTCTCGACCGCTTACGTATGCGGGCAGCGTCGCGAAGTCATTCGTGAGGACGAATTGGATGTCGGCCAACTTCCCAGCAACGACTACGAATCCAGCAAGATCACGGCCGAAAAGGAAGTCCGTGCTGCAGGATTCGATACGCTAACGGTTCATCGTCCGTCGATCATCGTGGGAGACTCTCAAACTGGTTTCACCACGTCGTATCACGGCTTTTACACGCCGCTCCGACTCGTTCATACGCTGGTTACAACCCTACCCTGGGATGTGATTGCCCAAGGAGACTGGCTCGGCACGTTGGCGCTCTCGGGTGACGAGCGCAAAAACCTTGTGCCAGTCGACTGGGTTTCGGCTGCTATGACCGAAGTTATCGCTCGCCAAGACCTTCATGGCGAGACCTATCACTTCACCAACCCCAAAGCGGCAACCGTTGCCGACATGTTGGCCTCCATTGGGGAAGCTGTTCTCGATTTGGCCAAGCACGAAGAAGCCGACCAGTCGAAGCTTTCGGAAGACGCGGAAAAGATGATGGACTCATTCCGCGATCAGATGAAGGTTTATCAGTCGTATTGGAGCGACGATCCGACCTTCGATAGTACTCGCACCGAAACGTGCCTACCTCACCTGCCCTGCCCTCAGGTCGATCAGTCCCTGATGGATCTGCTGGTGAAGTATGCCATCGACAAGAACTTCGGTTGGCCGAGAGAAACACCCGTCAGTCGCAAGTTCCCGATAGCCGAAGAACTCGCGCCCTGGATGAATCCCACTCGATCATCGGACGACTCCGATGACCGACGTTACGTCAGCCTCCGCATCAGCGGAAATGGCGGTGGTCAATGGCACATGATTCTGGATCACGGTCGCCTGGTGGGCATTGGATCCGGACTCAAGAACGGAGACAGCTCAACCTGCTATCTCAACTCCGATACATTCCATCGCATCACTCGCGGCCAACTCAGTTGGGAAGCCGCACTGCAATCAGGACGATTGTTCACAGCTGGGAATGCTACCAGTTCCGAAGAAATCGCCCGGTGTTTTCAAGAGTTCTCGACCGCCACCAAGGCCGAGAGTCAGTCCAGTTTCATCCAATAA
- a CDS encoding SDR family oxidoreductase — MIDLTGKMALVTGSSRGMGRACALRLAEAGADVIVNYVTSRSAAMETAKEIRAMGRRSFVVKADVSQKDDVESMMEYIGEHIQQLDIIVSNAATGGFRPLLAANEKHFENTYHTNVLAMLYLVQAGMPLLEKSQGRAKVIGISSHGSDTALPWYGLIGSSKAALESLARHLTLEVGDKGVNVNIIKSGLVETDSTKRLPGADQMFAHRKDKTMMGDRMLSIEDIANAVIFLASPLSDLVQGETLVVDGGAAVHV; from the coding sequence ATGATTGATTTGACCGGAAAAATGGCTCTCGTCACCGGTAGCTCGCGAGGCATGGGCCGTGCCTGTGCGCTTCGTCTGGCGGAAGCTGGTGCGGACGTCATCGTGAACTATGTGACCTCCCGATCCGCTGCCATGGAGACGGCCAAAGAGATCCGCGCAATGGGTCGCCGTTCTTTCGTCGTCAAGGCGGATGTCAGCCAGAAGGATGATGTCGAATCGATGATGGAGTACATCGGTGAGCACATCCAGCAGCTTGACATCATTGTCAGCAACGCAGCCACCGGCGGCTTCCGCCCGCTGCTCGCCGCAAACGAAAAGCATTTCGAGAACACTTATCACACCAACGTTCTGGCCATGCTGTACCTGGTACAAGCCGGCATGCCGCTGCTGGAAAAGAGCCAGGGTCGAGCCAAGGTCATTGGCATCAGCAGCCATGGTAGTGATACGGCGTTGCCGTGGTACGGCTTGATCGGAAGCTCGAAGGCCGCTCTGGAAAGCCTCGCACGTCACCTGACCCTCGAAGTCGGCGACAAAGGAGTCAACGTTAACATCATCAAGTCTGGCCTTGTCGAAACGGATTCAACCAAGCGTCTGCCCGGTGCAGACCAGATGTTCGCTCACCGTAAAGACAAAACAATGATGGGGGATCGTATGCTTTCCATCGAAGATATCGCCAACGCGGTGATCTTCCTCGCATCCCCTCTGTCCGATTTGGTCCAAGGAGAAACGCTGGTCGTCGATGGTGGCGCGGCGGTTCACGTTTAA
- a CDS encoding aromatic ring-hydroxylating oxygenase subunit alpha, whose protein sequence is MFLSTQHHPQILSRDCYTSKEVLQKEVDSLLIPTWHAVALKSELPQNGSYVTLEMYGRPLIIWRCDDQFHCFLNVCSHRYSKLRSDSCGTCERLRCQYHGWQFDETGNVRKIPDAKSFRPLKQGMLGLKKYRLETCGELLFINLTDEGPSLREFLGEMYTTYQEWFSPDMHTAIVLNRPIQANWKCLIENALESYHTTEVHPKTFGESPSEEDCEHKLDDWGSSLRVDFSQEQSFRASLDKFGHWLVGRDRTPEYQHVAHYPNVMIAHLSLYRWVECVVPVSPNSSISIIRLMCHVGQKGKLRRLWNRYLISRWANDFLCQVGDEDAQVMTQVQHGLSSVDQPLGGLISTREERVYHFQNYIDRAVNDGSGHTQRDTIPISYKGKTS, encoded by the coding sequence GTGTTCTTAAGTACCCAGCACCATCCACAAATCCTTTCACGCGACTGCTACACGAGTAAAGAAGTTCTTCAGAAAGAGGTCGACTCACTTCTGATTCCTACTTGGCATGCGGTTGCCCTGAAGAGTGAGCTCCCCCAAAACGGAAGCTACGTAACACTTGAGATGTACGGTCGTCCGCTCATTATTTGGCGATGCGATGACCAGTTCCACTGCTTCTTGAACGTTTGTTCGCACCGTTACTCAAAACTGCGTAGTGATTCCTGCGGTACGTGTGAACGCCTTCGTTGTCAGTATCACGGCTGGCAGTTCGACGAGACCGGTAACGTACGCAAGATCCCCGACGCTAAGTCGTTTCGTCCTCTGAAGCAGGGCATGTTAGGGCTAAAAAAGTATCGCCTGGAAACCTGTGGCGAGCTGCTCTTCATTAACCTGACTGATGAAGGCCCTTCGCTTCGCGAATTCCTGGGCGAGATGTATACGACCTACCAGGAGTGGTTTTCGCCTGACATGCATACGGCGATTGTTCTCAATCGACCAATTCAAGCAAACTGGAAATGCCTCATCGAGAATGCTCTGGAAAGCTATCACACGACCGAGGTCCATCCCAAGACATTCGGCGAGTCACCTTCGGAAGAAGACTGCGAACACAAACTAGACGACTGGGGAAGTTCCCTTCGCGTTGACTTCAGCCAGGAGCAGTCCTTTCGAGCATCCCTCGACAAATTTGGGCATTGGCTCGTTGGTCGCGACCGAACCCCTGAGTATCAACACGTCGCTCACTACCCAAATGTCATGATCGCCCATCTATCGCTTTATCGCTGGGTGGAATGCGTAGTCCCTGTATCACCCAATAGTTCGATATCGATCATTCGGCTGATGTGCCACGTCGGCCAGAAGGGCAAACTGCGAAGACTCTGGAATCGTTACTTGATTAGCCGTTGGGCCAATGACTTCTTATGCCAAGTTGGCGATGAAGATGCCCAGGTCATGACACAGGTTCAACACGGTCTGAGTTCGGTCGACCAGCCCTTGGGTGGTTTGATTTCGACGCGAGAAGAACGCGTTTATCACTTTCAAAATTATATTGACCGTGCCGTGAACGATGGCAGTGGTCACACTCAACGAGACACTATTCCAATTAGCTATAAAGGTAAGACTTCATGA
- a CDS encoding 4'-phosphopantetheinyl transferase family protein, with translation MISSYPRTVRYVANFEKLGIPQASTWLTELELSELSFWKDSSRRSQWLAGRWIAKRLVARSSQVDILREVEILSRGADGLGKSPAVSVGGMASACRLSISHSNQAILVGIASSHARIGVDVASCVPETRSFRSHWFSDQEVKWIENDVSNRLPVAWALKESIFKACGDGSKWDPRSVELVSIDKNQVRSRIHGLDVDPLTTWVRATNQGAATAVWSNTSGQEVSLCS, from the coding sequence ATGATTTCTTCCTACCCACGTACAGTTCGCTACGTCGCGAACTTCGAGAAGCTGGGTATCCCCCAGGCGTCAACTTGGTTGACCGAACTGGAGTTGTCGGAGCTTTCCTTCTGGAAAGACTCTTCACGACGTAGCCAGTGGTTGGCCGGACGTTGGATCGCTAAGCGTCTCGTTGCTCGTTCGTCGCAAGTGGACATATTGCGTGAGGTGGAAATCCTATCCCGAGGTGCAGATGGCCTCGGAAAGTCTCCCGCCGTCTCAGTCGGTGGAATGGCCAGTGCTTGTCGTCTTTCGATTTCGCATAGCAATCAGGCGATTCTGGTTGGAATTGCCAGCAGTCATGCTCGAATCGGCGTCGACGTAGCATCCTGCGTTCCCGAGACGAGAAGTTTTCGATCGCACTGGTTTAGCGATCAGGAAGTGAAGTGGATTGAAAATGATGTTTCCAACCGCTTGCCGGTTGCTTGGGCGCTGAAGGAATCGATCTTCAAGGCCTGCGGCGATGGTAGCAAGTGGGATCCTCGCTCCGTCGAGCTTGTTTCGATCGACAAGAATCAAGTCCGTAGCCGCATTCACGGGCTCGATGTTGATCCGTTGACGACTTGGGTTCGTGCCACAAACCAAGGTGCCGCGACGGCGGTATGGAGTAACACGTCAGGACAGGAGGTGTCATTGTGTTCTTAA